A stretch of Vulpes vulpes isolate BD-2025 chromosome 4, VulVul3, whole genome shotgun sequence DNA encodes these proteins:
- the LOC112933638 gene encoding L-lactate dehydrogenase B chain-like — protein MACAISILGKSLADELALVDVLEDKLKGEMMDLQHGSLFLQTPKIVADKDYSVTANSKIVVVTAGVRQKEGESLLNLVQRNVNVFKFIISQIVKYSPDCIIIVVSNPVDILTYVTWKLSELPKHRVIGSGCNLDSARFRYLMAEKLGIHPSSCHGWILGEHDDSSVAVWSGVIVAGVSLQELNPEMGTDNDSENWKEVHKMVVESAYEVIKLKGYTNWAIGLSVADLIESMLKSLSRIHPVSTMVKGLYGIENEVFLSLPCILNARGLTSVINQKLKDDEVAQLKKSADTLWDIQKDLKDL, from the coding sequence ATGGCATGTGCCATCAGCATTCTGGGAAAGTCTCTGGCTGATGAACTTGCCCTTGTGGATGTTTTAGAAGATAAACTCAAAGGAGAAATGATGGATCTACAGCATGGGAGCTTATTTCTACAGACACCTAAAATTGTGGCAGATAAAGATTACTCTGTGACTGCCAATTCTAAGATTGTGGTGGTGACTGCAGGAGTCCgccagaaggagggagagagcctCCTCAATCTGGTGCAAAGGAATGTTAATGTCTTCAAATTCATTATTTCTCAGATAGTCAAGTACAGTCCTGATTGTATCATAATTGTGGTTTCCAACCCAGTGGATATTCTTACATATGTTACCTGGAAACTAAGTGAACTACCTAAGCACCGTGTGATTGGAAGCGGGTGTAATCTGGATTCTGCTAGATTTCGCTATCTTATGGCTGAAAAACTTGGCATTCATCCCAGCAGCTGCCATGGATGGATTTTGGGAGAACATGACGACTCAAGTGTGGCTGTGTGGAGTGGAGTGATTGTGGCAGGTGTTTCTCTTCAGGAACTGAATCCAGAAATGGGAACAGACAACGACAGTGAAAATTGGAAGGAAGTGCATAAGATGGTGGTTGAAAGTGCCTATGAAGTCATCAAGCTAAAAGGATATACCAACTGGGCTATTGGATTAAGTGTGGCTGATCTCATTGAATCCATGTTGAAAAGTCTCTCCAGGATTCATCCAGTGTCAACAATGGTGAAGGGCTTGTATGGTATTGAGAACGAAGTCTTCCTGAGTCTTCCGTGTATCCTGAACGCTCGGGGCTTAACCAGTGTGATCAATCAGAAGCTGAAGGATGATGAGGTTGCCCAGCTCAAGAAAAGTGCAGATACCTTGTGGGATATCCAGAAAGACCTAAAAGATCTGTGA